A window from Setaria italica strain Yugu1 chromosome VIII, Setaria_italica_v2.0, whole genome shotgun sequence encodes these proteins:
- the LOC101786549 gene encoding uncharacterized protein LOC101786549, which produces MVARAGWAGSASCLWTASSWAVPHRYPLLADSSRRRHQPNPALLPPAPHLAPCSAAARLALSAAAKLARILPPSPSAIPAQCYTSPPPPPRQRRGRTLLADPPKRASARLAAKEPALFVDATSREVQRKALRDGLMGCSKELQRQVTSRKSLKKKKPLGPLDLGRRRAVAVAAATEVSP; this is translated from the exons ATGGTGGCCCGCGCCGGGTGGGCTGGCTCCGCCTCCTGCTTATGGACCGCCTCCTCCTGGGCCG TTCCCCATCGTTATCCACTCCTCGCCGacagctcccgccgccgccaccagcccaATCCTGCGCTCCTTCCCCCTGCTCCTCACCTGGCGCCCTGcagtgccgccgcccgcctcgccctctccgccgccgccaaacTCGCCCGCATCCTacctccctccccctccgccaTCCCCGCCCAGTGCTACACctccccgccaccgcccccacGCCAGCGCCGTGGACGCACTCTGCTGGCCGACCCACCCAAGCGCGCCAGCGCCCGTCTGGCGGCTAAGGAGCCAGCCCTGTTCGTGGACGCTACCAGCCGCGAAGTGCAGCGCAAGGCCCTTAGGGACGGGCTGATGGGATGCTCGAAGGAGCTGCAGCGTCAGGTCACCTCCAGGAAGAGcctcaagaagaagaagccgctGGGACCTCTGGATCTGGGCCGCCGACGTGCTGTTGCTGTGGCCGCCGCCACAGAGGTTTCTCCATGA